The genomic region CGGCGACGGCGCGGCCTTCCCCGAGTGCCGGGCCTATGGCGCCGAAGGAGACGGCGACAGCCGCCGCCGCGATACTGACGATTTCGATGAGATTGGCGGATGCGGTCATGGCGTGATTCAAGCCTCCATTTTCGAATTGGCGTGTTGCGAAGGCGCCGGCGCGCTGTCACTCACCACGCCGCCGATGAACACCATGGCGAGCACGGTGAAAATATAGGCCTGCACCGCCCCGATGAGCAGATCGAGCGCCATCAACGGGATCGGCACGATGAGGCCAGCAAGCGAAAGCACGATCGCAATGACGAAAACGCCACTCATGATATTGCCGAAGAGACGCACCAGCAGCGAAAAGATACGGGTAAAGGTCTCGACGATATTGAGCGGGATCATCACCACGCTCGGTTCGGCGAAGGTTTTCAGAAACCCGAAGAATCCACGCGCCCGAATGCCAAAGTAAAAGACCGCGCAAAAGACAATTAGCGCAAGCGCCGCATCGGTCTCGATATGCGCCGTCGGCGGTTCGATGCCCGGAATGAGCGACGACCAATTCGAGAAAAGGATAAAAACGAACAATGTGCCAAGCAAAGGCACATAAGGTTGGGGTGGCACACGGATCGTCTCACGGATCTGTTCCTCGATCGCAGTGTAGAAGAGTTCGAGCGTGGCCTGCCATGCCGATGGCTTGATCGCCAAGAATCGCGTCGCCAAAAGACTTGCACCGGCGATCGCGGCCATTATCCCCCAGGTCACGACAACCGGAGCGGTGATCGCAATAGGACCTATGGTGAAGAGCTTGGTGATAGCGAGCGGCGAGCCGATCATCGGCGGGCTCCGAACCGCCGAACCATCATGTGTCGGGCGGCGATAATGCCAAGCAAGGCCGCGCTTAAAGGCAGCGCACCGAAGCGCGCGACAAGATAAAGTGCGGCACCGGTTACCAGAAAGCGACCAAGGTGAAGCAGAAGCGCGCGGGCGACAGACCCGCCGGAAACCAGCGTTTTGACATTGCGCCAGAGGAAAAAATAATGTGCTGTGCCGATACCGGCGCCGACGGCCAGCGCGATGAAGACTTC from Methylovirgula sp. HY1 harbors:
- a CDS encoding ATP synthase subunit I is translated as MNMYAPLSNLPLLIAEVFIALAVGAGIGTAHYFFLWRNVKTLVSGGSVARALLLHLGRFLVTGAALYLVARFGALPLSAALLGIIAARHMMVRRFGARR
- a CDS encoding F0F1 ATP synthase subunit A, with the protein product MIGSPLAITKLFTIGPIAITAPVVVTWGIMAAIAGASLLATRFLAIKPSAWQATLELFYTAIEEQIRETIRVPPQPYVPLLGTLFVFILFSNWSSLIPGIEPPTAHIETDAALALIVFCAVFYFGIRARGFFGFLKTFAEPSVVMIPLNIVETFTRIFSLLVRLFGNIMSGVFVIAIVLSLAGLIVPIPLMALDLLIGAVQAYIFTVLAMVFIGGVVSDSAPAPSQHANSKMEA